A region of Homo sapiens chromosome 17, GRCh38.p14 Primary Assembly DNA encodes the following proteins:
- the RAD51C gene encoding DNA repair protein RAD51 homolog 3 isoform 2 (isoform 2 is encoded by transcript variant 2), translated as MRGKTFRFEMQRDLVSFPLSPAVRVKLVSAGFQTAEELLEVKPSELSKEVGISKAEALETLQIIRRECLTNKPRYAGTSESHKKCTALELLEQEHTQGFIITFCSALDDILGGGVPLMKTTEICGAPGVGKTQLW; from the exons ATGCGCGGGAAGACGTTCCGCTTTGAAATGCAGCGGGATTTGGTGAGTTTCCCGCTGTCTCCAGCGGTGCGGGTGAAGCTGGTGTCTGCGGGGTTCCAGACTGCTGAGGAACTCCTAGAGGTGAAACCCTCCGAGCTTAGCAAAG AAGTTGGGATATCTAAAGCAGAAGCCTTAGAAACTCTGCAAATTATCAGAAGAGAATGTCTCACAAATAAACCAAGATATGCTGGTACATCTGAGTCACACAAGAAGTGTACAGCACTGGAACTTCTTGAGCAGGAGCATACCCAGGGCTTCATAATCACCTTCTGTTCAGCACTAGATGATATTCTTGGGGGTGGAGTGCCCttaatgaaaacaacagaaatttgtggTGCACCAGGTGTTGGAAAAACACAATTATGGTAA